The Styela clava chromosome 11, kaStyClav1.hap1.2, whole genome shotgun sequence genome includes the window gaaaacgaAATGAGAAATCGAAACATGTGTGTTGGATACATTTCTTTCCAGCAAAAGTAGTTGGACATGCAGTGTGAagatcattttgaaaaaatgatgtTGTGTGCGACAATCGCTTTTCTCCGTTACTAATGAGCCACTTCATTCCAAATTTTCAGTACACCTACTTGAGATGGTTCGATCTGCTGGAAGGCTGTTGAAAATGTTACGGTCTTATTTCACACTTTTATATGACGTAAAGAAAATACCGATAAGCAGCAGAATGTAAATTTTCCAATTTCAGTAGAAGCGCCAATCTATATCACAAATGAAGAGAGCAGCGTTATCGTGAAACAAAACACATTCTTTCATTAAATCATGAGGATGTGCAGAGATAGCAATTGTTCAATTAACTTGAGGCAAAACTGGTGCGActtatcaaaaaatttattttgaaagtgcagtatatatatttatagattGGCTGTCGCTAGTGGTGTGGCCAACAAAAAGATACTCAAGGGACACGTTTCGCGCTTCATTACTTCTCGAAAcctttgatatatatatatgttataaaaaTCTTTTCATTCTTAGTACTTCATCACATCAGTAAAAAATGATGTTCTCGTCTTTGGTGCCCAATACATTCTGTAAGGCGATGATTAAATGCCCACCTTGATAATTGGGCCTACTACCAAATATGGTTCCATTTCGCTGCTGTTTGTTTTGTAAACGGGAAGTCTAATTCTCAGTACATAATACAAATCGCTTGATTCTGCGATGAGCGAAGTGCTGTGTAAGTAGACTCTGAAACTTCATATGCGCATACCGCAAGCTATCTTTCACTTACTTGCGTTCATTACATCGACACGCTTTTAGCGACAGCAGCTGAAATAAATATTAGGAATAAAATGGGCAAAACCAGCAAAATTGGTCAATAGATGTGAAGAAAAAGTTTGCTCCATATtggcaaaaaatatattttctgcgTCATCACACAAAAAGCTTTAAAATACTAAAACGGAGTTTTAGTGGTCAAATTTGCGTCAGGGAGAAATGTTAAAAACTGCTCTAATGTCAGGATGTTCTGTTAATAAACAGAAtgaatttttttggaaattttaccTGTAAATTCCTTGCTACAATTTTCCTCAGTGAATCGTCGCCAGTAATCTCATATATATTATCTTTCGAGTTTGTcagagcaatgacattaaacaacatgataggcaactctgacgtcactccataagactacaggcaaaacattgtatttcatgatacgctccaatgcacatatttctcgtcgcctttcgagtccgttttccgctcgcttttgctactcggcgtattttttacgtgtagtacctgcctttttgcgcctgtaacgaaacaaaataatctctatatctaagaagttttgcttacttggaaagctggaataacaggcaagctgtaaagagcaattctggacatcatagacgttttttttttatcagagaagattacaaacgcgatagcggaaagatttgtgtggaacattttgcagataatgacaaagttcaaagttagtaattttaatgtttgcgcttaatcattgaaatttcatttaaagagggtgtcatacaaaactgtgctgcgatacaattccataacacaaagtttgcacctatcgaacttgcttttgtaggtgaatttattagacatattacatattcagttaatcgtaggtaacattgctggtacataatgcatcgtagataggtttgtttaaatttaggaatttagctcatagcccactaattaatattatcttctatgcaggaggttgcagggctgaattcaacttgcagccttaccgatcacctgacgatgctcatttagtttggctcgagcaagtcttcttgaaatgcttgtgtggatggaaactacctatattttttgccttcctccgattttagacaaatctATTCTGAGgaatttcgcatataattctcactgattgttggctgtttataattcctattgattgtgaattctgattataacaatgagttgaaaatttttttacctaatttactggcacctttttcttgtcaatactccaagctgaggtaataaacatgacaatacatttatgtcatctggaagcagaatatgcacactaattaatagtttggcacattgagataatacatcatgacagaaaatacaagttaaagatatgtatgaccatcacatggtaattaaaattaaaaaaaattaataggggctgtggagtatggaaagttcaagacaaagaaaagaacaaatgttcatagctcatgaactctcaattttgcctccattgctttgtgaaggccaatatatttcgagtggctgaattggtttacctttatgatagcaacgattttgtatttaatatagcgagacgTAATAACGTAATAACGTAAATCTGACTCAAATGGGATTACCGGAAAGAATTTGGACTTATTCATCGTAGTACCCCTACCTTGTTATAGATATTGTTGTTCATGCAGCCACTGCTATTGACCAATCgatttggaaataaataaaagtcgctttcagacaaatatttttatgtctaTCAAATTTCTTATGAAGCCTAGAAATTCACCCAGCGATTATTCCGCCTTCCGCTTTGAATAACATCCAATAAATACAGCCACTTTCACtcaacaaaatgtaaaaatccGATATTATTTGAAGGACAGAATTTTTCCGCCggtttctattttttttaaaacgtgAGAAAACTATTTATGTTGAATAGGAGCGAATAATTTTACCTCttgattgaaaaaatgttttaaaatatctaTCCATACccccaaaaaatatttttgatcctAAAGgcgaattttattcaaattttgggtcaatttaacgatttttcaaatttttgtgaatttacGTATCACACTATACTAAAAGTATTGTGTTAGAAAACCGACAAAGTTTTctctatttttttcattttattggaaaaaaattctaTCTATTAATCAATGTTCAAAATACTTTTGAGGGGCCCAAAAACGATCGTGTTTAAATTTTGTGTGTGAAAAATTCCactttttttaactttatttgtTATTCACGTATGTTTTTCCGGaggtaaaataacaaaaaaatgacaGCATTTTGTGGCAGTAATAACCTTCGGGAATTGACTTTGAAACTTTATACGTCTTATAGACATCGCTCAGATAGTATAACCAACGTGAGTATTCATTTCAACTACTTAACTGCTGTACATTCTTCTACTAACATTGTTAACTGTAGCTATTCCTAGAGATACAGCCACTTTGGCAGCGTAATAAATGATAAACATTTTACGCTTACGATGTCCAGCAACTGAGAACTGGAATGATCGCGGGTAAATAACTGTAATTTGGATATATTTGATAACTCATATATCTCTTACCGATATCTGGATATGGAGATGTTCTGTGAAATTTATAATCAATAAATTTAGTTATAATTGAAATTATCTTGAATTGAGTTTTTGATAAAAAGTTATCAGAATGCTTCTAGTGCTGTAGTGAAGTCAAACTGACTTTGTTTATATTACTTGACAGCCTTATTTACATCTGAATTATTTTACTCTGATTAAATCTTTGATTATTTAACTCGCAGAATCTATAATGAGAATTTGTATTTAGTTTAGTACGTATTATGTTGAGTATGGTAAAATGTATTCATAGATAGGACCTTTGTTTTTGTAGGTGGAAGTTTGCTGTGTGGAAGGTCTTCTAATTGATCCCAAAGTTGGTAAGAATAGGACTGTTAGATGttatgacaaacaaaaaaaactttttgttaATTGCTTCGACaacaaatatattgaattattcTTTCAATTATGTGTTATGTATGTAAAAAGAATTTCATTTCATCCTTGTATTTATACTATCTATACATTCTCGCACATTCAATTTGAACAGGAAAGACAATGATAGAAGCACTACAAGACAAAAGTGCTCTAGATCTCAAACCATTTGTCCGGGCTTTGTTGGAAAGAAAGATAGTAGTTGAAGAAATTGCTACATGCATGTGTTTCACTATAATTTTTTGCGATGCAGGCTCAAATAGTTTCGGGAAAGTATGGtggtattttttttcattaatgcTTTTGATCTCAAAGTTGATAACAAATGCAACAGTACGATttaaccggaataccggtaggtgctcgccactaatacagtctaataatactgtaataattagttAAGAAGATCCAGTGTGCtgcaaagacacacaaataggttcgaagttcacgatgcaaacgaagagactttattaaaatgGTGTAAAATCCACGCTCAAAGCAGATAAAATAAGAGCGACAAAACACGGTCCTTACCCAGCGCAGCAGAAGCAAGAAGAGGCTGACACTGCGAATCCGCAGCACATTTCACATATGCAGGGGTGGTTGGAGTCGAGAAACTGGGACCAACTGTCGGGCGAATTAggctcagactccacacaccaatgcatatgcaataactagacacaaaatatacataaaatacaaaacaataaaaaatagtacaACTCCAGTCCCGCCACACAAAGTTGAGATAGAGAGTGAGagataaatttattgttttgtcaactAAAAACAAGCTACGGGACTACggtacaataaaatatatacaaaatatgcaaGTTAAATCGATATAAACTGGGGAGAGCTACACATTGAGTCCAGACTAGACTTGTGTATGTAAACATATGTGCCTACTGCAAAGTATCTTCGCAACGTTAGTTACATCGGCACGATTACAAGACTGAAAACGGTTCTCTTCGATATACCGGTAAGTATATTTACGCCAGTGACATTGCCTATTTGCTTTGGGTATTGGCGTGGAGTTGACTTGATGGCCAAGGTATAGATAGAGTGAGCAAACTTTGGGTGTTCTAttgcatggtgtgataaattcTTCTGTTTCCTAAGCAGATCCTCCTAGATCGTCTAACCATCACTATAGATTTTGTAGAATGACAATATATCCCAAAAGCATTTAAAAGATTACTTTGTCTAATCTAATTAATAGTTCAGCATGTTTCCCTTCATTCAATCATAAAACAACTACTTGCATATTTGTTTTTCGTTTTACTTCGCAATTATTGAATGGaggaaaaaaatcaaacaaatactCTGATAAAGAGATCCTGtgaaataccaattttattcCTATATCCTCGTCTGAAGTCAATATCCAAGATTCCATTTTCCTGGTCTTTCTGTCGCCATTGTAATGAAAAAAACTTTACTTACACCCTTTGTCACCAGTTTATTCCCGTACCCTATTAATTATAATAACTTATACTGTTACCGTACGGGTAGCTTTGAGAAGTTAttgcaatctggactataaCTTGGCAATATTTGTGTTTAATTTAAGAAATGAAGTGGTCTAGCTAACCCACCTCtccatgcacccaattctggcaacgttgatttgggcaatttggcatttgactccagcTATAATCAGATTgccaatatgttttcaatagaagtttttttactgttcactcccgaTTAGAAAATCGACCAATTCGGCATTGGCAAccattataaaattattgatatggcgtggcaaataattttttacttttttattgtttttgaataCTATGTGACTTGCGATAAGTTTATCGCAttttttttacttaataattGCTCCGTGGTtgtgcgtgtgtgaaataattcaataattttaggtgagtgaacacgtaccaatTCTTCTTGGCAATACCttccattttatattttgtacgttttaaACATTAtctgaggttttgtttgcttccctgatttcataatcagtttttatttatcattttattgcCAGTTATGCGggttatggagtcgaaataaatcTATTATTATCATTAAACTTCTTTTTTGTGTCGTCAGGCGAAACAACTCACGACCAAAATCCAAATTTGACAACTATAAAAGCTTACTTAATGtaagtaaatgaatatttcaTTGAAGTTCGACAAAGGAATATTTTACATTCAATAGAGCATGTTATTGTAATCGTTCGGCGTGGCTTCCAACTTCTTGGAGAAACAATTGTATTCATTACACACGATATGTTTTGTGAACGCCAGACAGGCTTATGTTATAGATTTGATGTTGTTCATTCAAGCCTGAAGGACAGCAAGTAAGGTAACTAGAggtaaaataataatttgacaGCATTTCATGACAGTAAGAATTTAAACAGTGTACCTATCTGGAAAAGGGTACGTTGTTGGGATGCATGGTGATTTTCGTAACAGTATTCTCTATATAAAGCCTAATGaagttgataaaaatatcaGGCTTCCAAATAATGGGCGATGCCAGGAGAAAGTTGCTATTCGTGTGGTTACGGTTAGTGGTTCTCAACGCGGTTGTTACAGCATGATCGAGTGCCTACAAAAAAAAGTTCATTTCGCAAAAGAGCGCTTTGTCTTTCAATAAATTGTATGACAAGTTTAACAACCACTGATCTAAATGTTTTGATGCCGGTTCGTGggttaatattatttaatgttACCGGTCCTTCTCCACACACAAAAAGATATTTCATACATTCGTCAGGTCTTGACatgaaattgtcaatttgatcATTTCTTACTGAACATAACCAGCAACCGAAAGTACGAGACCAAATTCAATTTAATCGTAAGCTTTAGTTGGGCGTTAGTACTGAAATAATCCAAACAGTGAAAGAGAGTTCAATATATTCACTATGGTTTGTGGTGATTGTTCTATAAAATTGATGAATCACCTTCTAAAAGAATTTTTTGTTCATCGATTTCAAACTAAAGCCCGTCCGCAGCCCTCATATCGTGTGACTCTTACTACACGACGTTTCTGTTTTACGCGAAACAAGCCATGCTAATGATACTTATCTTTCAGTGTATTTATCAAAAAGTACTTTTTTAGTATAGTATAGAGATTAAGACAATTGAAAAACAATGAAAGGGAAGGTTTACGTATTGATGATCTTGACGATGTTggtatgttttttatttatttagtattgTAGTTACTAGCATATTCGTAATTACTGTATAATTTGGAAAAAACATTCGACAATACCACTAAAAGTTGCCATTACGATATACTTGATGTTTTAGACCagtgcttcccaaactttttcctCCTTTTTCCTATGTTGAAACCCTTTATTCCTCCCTCCCCGTgcataaaactactttatttgcTTAATCTTTAATGAATTTTTTACTAGTGTTATGCGCAACTAGCACTCCTGTTTTTGAAAAGTTTAAGTAGTTTATTATATGTTCATGAAtaagtattatagtaataataataaaactagAGAACATTTGTCATACTAAATTGAAGCCCgccttattttcaatatttacattccttatttcggatatttacgttccatccacgtatttgcAAAATGttcttttaataaaatacgcGTTCGCCTTCctgtctgttatttgtagcttattgttagccagttattttctGGTGGGCgcgaaacttgacaaattccaaaaagggggcgcggcttaaaagtGTTAGACCACTGTTTTGGACATTCTATTTTACGATATTTTTGAAAAGCACGGCTTGATAAATACTTATCAAATACCAGTGTTCAACAATGACTCAACATAAAATTAACAGGCAATCCAAGTTTTTATAACCTTAAAATGATTTTGGTGTGTTGATTTCGACTTGTTGTTTACTTTTTTATCATTCAGATTGGAAAATTGGGATTTTCTGATCGCGATATTGCATACGAAGCTCATTCCATAGAGATGTGTGGAATTAATCATGTCATCACTATAGAACGAAATGGCCACGTCATGTTTTGCTGTAAATGTAGGGAACCTCTGATACAGGTTAAACTCTGCAGGTGGGTAAGATATCAATGTGAAATAACGAACAAATAATAGTTAGTCGATCGTGATCACTAATTGACGGGCGAAATTATGAGAAAATGTAGGCCTATGCTGATGCAACAGTCATTTATAGTTCTGTTGACATTAGATAACTTTCGGGCGACAATTTTAATACTGATAGTTATCAATGGAGTAGCGACCACAATGTGACGAATAAAAAAAGCATCTTGTACTTTTTAGTTCATTCAATGTTTATCcaaacataataaaattaacaaatcaGGGAAGATTTCTTCACCGTTAGAGTTGTATTCTTGGTAGATTGCAACAATGCCCGCAGACTATCAGTTTCTGGAATTTGAGGGAGTTTTTTTGTCGCTCCAACCATGGATAGATCTTGTCAAAGATCTGTAACGTTGCGTTACGGTGGGGAGAACTGTTTTTGTCTAAAATCATATTATTAGAAACGTACTTTTATAACGGAAATATATCTGTACCTGCTTGAGATGAAAAATACACCTACTGTAGTACGTGAATCGCTAGAATTATTACAAGCCCCATTATCAATACATACGTCGGTTGCATATTTAActataaatatttacattttgcaGCAACGGCTTGCCAGAGACGACCGAGTGTGTTTGCCCGAACACAGTACCATTCAACAAAACTTTCACAGAGAATGAGGCGAgtgtaaaaattttattatctcCACTGtgcaatatattttgatacattttCCTCCTTAGCATTAGTGTTTTATGCAAGCTACAAATCACGGATTGATAAATTTCTGATTTCTGATTCCCTGTCGAAATACAATTACCATAGAaaataattgtatatattttatattcagtgGCCTATTGAttcatttgtaaatatatatatatttcgtgtccaataataagtttgtttgttttgtcaACCGACATATTAAAACGTTACTTtccagttttactttttaagaTTTCAGTCGAGAGTAAGTGAACTTTGAAATTCGTGAGATTTGAAACTGAATAGTTAGAATATCTTCATCAATGATTTGACTTTGTCGCCATAAGATCTCCATCTATACGCTGAAATAAACTCAaacaaattttgcaataaatctaTTTAGATTTCCACAGAGGGTAAACAATTAAATACAAGTGTCAAACAAGACACTGATTGTCCAACTGACACAAGTATCAATGATGATGACGAAGTTGAAGTGAATATCTTCACCGAAATCATTGAAAACAAGGTAAGTTTTACCAACATTTATTACTCTAATAAAAATCTCTCGTTTAATGTTTCATCATTTCTGTTTAATTTGAGGGATTCCGACATGATGTTCCAATTTCATTATCTTTTGTTCAACAACTTTTCATTTTTGATATTCATTTTATGCTAATTATCCAAATAAGCATTTTTTAACGGTATGGCATTACAAAAAAAACAGGCATTTGGTATTGtccagaaaatattaaaaaggaTATATTTAAGTGTTCACATTACCACCTTACAGTTTAGCGAATTACAAAAAGAGTTACGAGATCTAAAAAAATCTCCTCCATACAACTGTGAATGCGTGTCAACTGTGGTAGCAATCATGATGATTTGTCTCATGTCATTTATTGGACCTTTTGTTGCCCTGATGTGTAAGTTACATActacatatatttattatatttaaacataGCTTATTCTAACTGACCTGTCGGCAGATTTGAAAGTGACCTAACAAATGTATGAAGATAAATTAGATTATGGTATAATGAATATAATCCATTGTCCATTATATATGCTCTTGCCTGAATAACACTACTGTAACATGGACATTGCATTTCATTAGTAATCATAAAAAAGAATTTACATTTCTATAAGTCagtagttttattttgtaaaatttcaagTTTGTCATTGACTCCTTTCAGGTTATCATCATATTTTTCCGGGGACCATGCAAAAACTCTGTAAGCTTTCATCTAACAACAAAATAGAATCATCTAATGATGAAAACTCCTCAGGCGGTAAATATGTTGTCATAGAAATCCACTTCAAAACAATTAGAAGAAGTtcaaaacataatatttttgtttgtatattttcatttcCAGTCTTTGATGTTCCTACTTTTAGATTATTACGGTAGGCGCCGGACGCTGGACGCCTAAATTATTATCATTGTAACGCTTCTTCTTCCAAAGCtgatacagggtggcccaaaagaacgtatacagttattttatttattttttattactctccaagcagctagaaaactaatgtaaaattcacactagatttattatctaaaaaataagcaatttttgtggtacttaacaagtaacataaagtgaactgcaagtagcttcaaagcatataaaataagttaataactgtatacctacttttgggccacccttatatatatatatgctcattaTATCCACATGAACTAAACGATAAggtaatttaaataatttttttaagtgTTAAATCCGAACACTACAttaagtataaattatattgacTAAACGAGTAACAACAAAATATTCGAAAACTATCGTTTCATTaactttgattttaaaaaatagaaaatttactGGGAGTCACCTGCCAAAATGGTAAACATGCAGAGGCAGAGAGAAGACAAGATGAAGCAAGGAAACAAACCAAGCCGAAGCAGAAATCAAATAGGAAAGACAGGAACTCACGCAGCTAATAAACTGCTGAGCTGAGATTCGGAAGGAGCACAGTTGACGACTGATACAACATGGCAATaaagagtccagcaattctaTCGTATATAATGAGCAACTCCGGAAATATTCGAAATTGCATTTTAGTATAATTAACATAGTcatatagtcaagtttattttttcccattcagtaaaaaataacatatatacaaaatacaaaactgaaaacacatttttactggggaagggaagttgCGGGGAATCAGGAagggttatcgagcagcgacactcgAGGTTCAATAtctaactttattttttaaGGAAATTACGTGTTTAGAACACTTTTAATATGAATGAGCATGGCTTTGGCAGCTGAACCACTTAACAGTTATTATAAATATCTTTTTAAGTGCTATAATTTGCAATATCAAGCAACATAGTGTCAATTTGAATTGCGTTAATTCACTGCATATTTGAACTATGTAGCTTGTATCTCATAGC containing:
- the LOC120347960 gene encoding uncharacterized protein LOC120347960, whose translation is MKGKVYVLMILTMLIGKLGFSDRDIAYEAHSIEMCGINHVITIERNGHVMFCCKCREPLIQVKLCSNGLPETTECVCPNTVPFNKTFTENEISTEGKQLNTSVKQDTDCPTDTSINDDDEVEVNIFTEIIENKFSELQKELRDLKKSPPYNCECVSTVVAIMMICLMSFIGPFVALMCYHHIFPGTMQKLCKLSSNNKIESSNDENSSGENLLGVTCQNGKHAEAERRQDEARKQTKPKQKSNRKDRNSRS